aaaatatcTTTCAGTAATCAATATATATTAATTTAATCTGATTCATGTTAAAGATTTTATATCAGAGGCGTTACTGCATTTCGCGCAACAGACAAGTTTTGAACTACCAAAAATACTGGGTTTAGGCACTCCGTGCATTCAAGTAAGGTTGCATGTATGGTCCATGAAGggtggaaatggcatttccaccTGCACAGCAAGTTCTCAGATAATGAAAAATATAACATAAGTCACGTAATATAAGcccatttgaaaaaaaaaaagttgagaaGGTTAGGGGCCCGGGGAGCCCTTTGCTTCCAAACTGTGACGATTCACTTCTTACATAAAGCACTTTTACCTCGCTTTCAATgaatagggaatttaagaagctacgacggcaacggaaacgaaaacgtcacattgaAATTGAGCTTTgtgttaagtcttttgcgattactccatgttgatcacgttgtacaaaataggcgagcTGCACTTTAGCttgcttggtacgaatggttttcatgtaaaggcaaagagtgagaGATTTTCTGCTACGAGCTCGCGTTGtggtcagaacctcaaatatgaaaatttcacgtcgtcatttggcagactacatcaaaacattgcactaaaaagcgtgccgcacgtgcagcacgattatttttcttcattcaaccaatcaaatctttgatttgtggcgttgtcgttgacgttgccgtcgtcaaatcttaaactccctaatgtctTTTTGAGGGAGGAAAAGCACAAACAACATACGTAAACAAAGAATCGTTTCCATAATCAGCTTTTTTCTTCACACAAGCGATGTCGATTTAAgccacaaaaaaacaaatgcttttaaaatcGTTGGTTCCGTCGACTACCAGACACAATAGAGGAACCTTTGTCTATGTTTCACTGTGTTTTTGTTCTataatcattttcttttattttacatcatCATGAGTCGTAGGTTGCTTGTGCTTATTGCGTGCATCACTACTCAAAACCAGCTACGCGgtatcacaaaaaaaaaagaaaaaaaaaaaggataaactCCTACGTACAGAAACATGAATCGCATCGACCTGTGAATGATAGAAGCCATTGTCTCACAACTGCTCTCCATTCCATAACGACTGTATGACGACTAGAGGGCGATGCGAATCTACGTTAATAACTTATCTTACTACCTTGCTTATTTGGCTTAAGTTGTTCGCGAATCTACGTTAATAACTTATCTTACTACCTTGCTTATTTCGCTTAAGTTGTTCAAGGGGTCGATAAAACAGTATCCAGTGGATAACTCGATTAATTTTTTGAGCGTTACCCACGGGGCAATTCAATATCCGACGAACCTTTAAACAACCCACGGCAAATGACCTCTTGATACTTCAACAAGGCAACACAATCTTGCAAATTAAGTGGACTGTACAATAGAATACAGCTCCCTAAGTTTGCCTATCACAAGAAATAATGCTCTGCTCTTCACAATGTCACACCAAACATTTATGTATAAGTCACCGAGTCACAACATGTGTCCAACTCAACAAGGCGCTTAAGTATGAAGTCCAAAAACGgttaaaataatattgcagCGATAAAAACGATAACTTCCGTCCATTTTCTCTCGCATCGTtgcaaagatgaaaagaatCCCCACCTTCACATCTGATAAAAGGGATAAAAATTGGTTAATTTTCGAGCTTTGGTGTCCAAGTTGTTACATCAGGGAGTTTCTGGAACGGAAACGGCACAGCCCACAACGTCAGAGCGAAGGACAAACCCTCGAAACGAACACTGACGAAGCGCTTCGTTACCTTTTTACGGTGGTAGTTTGACACCAAAAAATGCTTGCGTTTCACCTCCCCATTAAGCAGCACTGCAGTTCGATAGGAAACAATAATGATGTCTTAAATAACTACCCCCTCCTCCCTCGTCTCTTGGGGGCTGACATACTTCagccctcccctcccctcccctggCCTAAAGAGGAGAACGGAAGAGGAGATGCGTGCTGAATACAGTAAGCATCACGAACTGTCCTCTCATATTTCTTGAAAACTTCATTTCTTCATCACGAACTCCCTAATGTTTGAAAATAGTTTCCGGTTTAACTTAGCGGTACACTTTATGAAGTTTACCACAAAAGCGCATCTATCAAACTAGGTGCATTTTTAAGCAAAGTGTAGACCAAAAGGCTCTCGAAAAGACAAGGAACCCACTTTTGCTCGATGACAAAATAACCTCACAAGAAATCGTAAGGTCTTCAGTTCAAATCTTCCTGGTTGCGCTATGATCTACTATCATTGAGTTTTCCCAAGTCACAATCAAATAAATCATCATCGGTGAGGGTAAAAGGCTGAATGAGTTTGCGGGATGGCATAATTATGCGGGATGTAATACATGCAGAATGATTCAAAGACAGAAATTTAACTTAAAAGAATGTGTTTAATTTGGTCGAACCACATGCGATGCCGCATACTCATTCCGCCTTCTACCCTCACCCTCTACCAGATTGTTAATTTGACAAATGTGCTTGTGGATAATCACAAAGACCGTGCTACGTTTACACAACGAAGGCGTGGGCAGTTAAAAGGGTCATTAGTTAATATTTCAGTGATTAATAGCAAGTTAAAACAAGAGTGCAAGTTTTATGTCAAAATTAAATCTTTATTGTTAAAATCATCATTAAATCATTATCACACGATTAGACAAAACTTACCACAACCAACCTCTAATTTCACAAAATCAACGCAAATAAAACGCTGGTGACCGCAGTATTGAATACACTAGAAAACTGAATCACTTTATACATCAATGTACGAAACCTGATCGAAGTCTTGTCGGATGATACACAGGTATGCACgagatttttcaatttattacTTCCTAATTCCTTTGAATcaccaaaaaaaactaatgTTATCATACTAGAGACGAGATTAACCACATGTACACTTTGATTCATAATTCTTCCTCAAAAGAAAGCACAATTTAATCACCTAAAATTGATTCGATATAACCTATAATATCAATAAGCAACATGATTGCTAGTACACAATATTTTATGGATTACAACATTCAACACTGGTGCCCTTTCAGCGATAAACTTcgcacattaatttttgtatgaAGTGAAGGGATTTTCAACAAACAAACTGCCAGTTTAGTGCAAGGCTAATTTCTGCCAATGGGGCCACCTTGCTTACAACGAAAGAAAAGATTGACCGGTagaaaaaacaaggaaacaacTAGGTAAGtatgcaaataaattatatgaAAAACTATATATAAACAAGTTGAGTGGCACGCAAACTTTCAAAGTACAAACATATGCAGCtctaaaaaataatagtttcGAGCGATCTCTGAGATGGcaaaaaaagaacgaaaaacaCGAAGGAAAATTAATAGAAAAGAATGTCAAATTCAATGAATGTTACACGTTACAAAAACGACAACATGATCCTCCACTATGGAAAATATCAGAAAAGCTATCTCGCAAGCTACGCACAGGAATACCATAAAAGTAGTGTGTTCATTCATTGCTGAAAGGACTAAGTACGACAGCGTCACACCGAAGCAACCACGAGGAGACAACtaaatcatttcaaaataattgtatATATTACAGTAATTACTCTTTTAAATCTCACTGTTAATAATTCGTctgccattttcaaacataCAGAAATATATTAGATCATTTTGATACAAAACTCATACTTTCAATCGAATCAGGAAACTACACCAGAGAGTCCACCAACACAAATAGAGAGATGACTTTTTCTCCGAGCGTTTGCTTTATCTAGTCAGCCTGGATATTAGCTCTCAGCAGAATTAGTGTTACCCAGACAGTGTCAGTCTAGTAAGGAAGAGAAGTTACCTATTAGTACAATAATTTCTATTTAGAGTAATAgcaattattatgattatatCAGAATAAAGAGCAGCGAGATAAAATCATGACGTTTCGGCGACGACATGTCACTATGATCAAATGCAAATTGGGTGACCTTAACGGGGGAATAGAGAGTAGGAAAGTACATTAATAAATGGGgcggaaacaaacaaaagaataagaaATTGAGTATCCCGCCTCATTTTTTCTTATGTCTTTTCCCATTCTCTTTTCTCTATATAAGTTTAACTAACACactataatttgcatttgataaTGGTGACATGCAGTGGCCGAAAAGTCATGTTTTTATCTCGTAACTCTTTACtctgaaatgttttttccAAAACCTTCCGTTATTATGGTTAAATCATTTTATAATAAGCGACGGAGGAACACACACCAagcataaataattattatttttatctccaAAGTGAGAGAATAAGATAGTGTTTACTTtgaaccatagttagtagagtgCTTTGAACagtttgctttgctttgtttttacatgAGTGAAATGCTGGCTTCCTGAACAGCAAATTTGTCACATGGCTAAGAGCAGGGCAATTGACATTGAGACCATTGCTTTAGAGAGACACTCCCGCATGCAACTTTCTGTTAGGGCCTTAAGTTGTGCAGTATTTCATTGACAAGTAGGTAGAGCAATTAGCAACAGGGAATCATGGCAACCTTGCCACATGTCAACCTCAGCACGTGTCACATTGTAGTCACAGCGGAAAAACTAATACTTACCATCTCTTGCCCTCAGGGGAGGGTGGGCAGGacaaaagtgcaaaatttgtgcAAAGGTGAAGCACAAgtggaaacaacaacaatggcGTGTAAGCAACGACGATAACTGCTGACCAGCAATCCTTTCCAACTACTTAGCTTTTAAATAACCACACTTAAGCTATGCTGGCACTACTGGTATTTGGCAGTCAATGGCGACATTACAAAAcagtatttaaaaaaaaccacGAACTTTTGAAACAAGCTACTGCCAAACTTTACAGTGGGGGATAAAACATTTCTCTGACTTGTAGGAGTTATAACcacattacaagaaaaaaagatgcaaGAAAGCAAGAAACTCACCTTATCTTTGATATGGATGCTCTCTTATTGGTCTTCGTGGTTTAACTGCACCTACGACATTCAAACATTGTCctaaataaaatcaattttttcaaacttgatcAGTACATAAATATGGACAGCAATCTTGGATCAAAGACAGATCACAGTTTTAGAAATGAATACTCTGGCCATCTAATCTGCATTCTACTGAGCAAATAGTCTTTtatattaaaagaaacaagatgCAATGCACTCAGGGAAATCAGGTTTAAAATTTACTTAAACACTTGACAAATTTGCttaaatagaccttttcagcttgtacattttgttttcccatttcagaccacgtgatgctactcgagggaatagtttctttcaaatgtcgtcttatgcacgtgcaaatttacgcataactaatgaaaaaacaaaaggaaaattcccatgagggcatcacgtggtctgaaatgggaaaacaaaatgtacaagctgaaaaggtctattactAGTTGGATACAGTTAGTGTTATTTCAGTTTAATTTGTAGTCCTATTGCCTTATAATTTTATACCTTATTGTTATCTCCCTGATTAATTTTTACCATGCCAAAAAAAGATAATGGTGTTGCTACTTCTTCTAATTCTTGTTGTACACCAATGCTCTCcctttttatcagagcaacaggtaaaagagtttttcaaactatTAAAGCACTTGCAGGCATCATCGCTTATTATGTCTTCTCAGCGAAGTATATGCAATAGAAATTCATCTCATTTCAGTCCACTTGATACAGATAGTCTTGCCCTTACGTCTTTATGAATACAAGAATCAGAGTATGGAATGAAcataaatatttttcctttcatgggtagaattttcaacaattccaggggcctgtttctcaaaagtcccgaaacttttcgggcgtatttcgggtgacataattctctttgtatcttcaaaacgaaggtgtctcgaggcacgaaactttgcagttgtttttgtttttattccctttacaacatatgaaaagaccagctttacagaataagcaggtcgtacttttacaaatggcttttcgggcccgcaACAttctcgggacttttgagaaacagggcCCAGGTCATTTTAGGTAGTAATAAGACATGTTAGAGACAGTCAATTGTTAGAAACTGAAAAGGAGAACACTGGTAATCTAATAGCTTGCTTTAGCcaaatttcattaaaatacTGAAGGATTTCCCAGCTAAGAAAAGAATATTACTGTAAATTCAAGAGAGGTAACATTTCATTTGCAGAGCTACAGatgctgaaaaaaattcattcaccTAATATTGATGGTTCCATTGCATAGTCAAATATTGCCGCCCCAGCTCTTGTTGCATAAGGTGAGAATTCCAGCCCTGAAAGACCAGCTGGGTATGGACTGGGCACTAATGAtaatgaagacaaaattaattcgcTATGACTGACGAGCTAAATGATAGTAATTTGATTCTTACATGCCACAGACCTGGGAAAagatttcctatttttttttttttgagttttaTCACATATTGTCTTCAAATTGTATCGACACTTCGTTTTGTCACAAGTATCATCTTTGGTGCCTTTtgatttcaaggttttgaTGGAATGGCTGGCGGGTGTTTCGCCTCAACTTTATGAGGTAAATCGGTACATGTGCCGGTAATTATTAATCTCAGGCATCCAACAGAAGTATTCCATTTGAAGTGCTTTTGACAAGTTGAGTGAATCTATTTGCTCAAAATATCTTAAGCCAACATAAGTGATACTACATATTATTTagaagtgaaaagaaagatgTGTTGTGATGTGCTTTCTAGGAAACAGATGCTGCAATTCAGTCAAGTATGTTTCCCTGATCTTtggttgtctcattaataacTGAATGTTTGAATGCACGTCATTAAGGTTTCACAATGTACCTGGTGCTCTCGCTCCAAATGGGTATCCAGCAAGAGCAGGTGAAAGTGGCATTCCAAGAAGACCATTGTGCAGAACGGCTGCATTTCCTGACAACCCAAATAATGATGATTAGAAAATACCACTTCCCTACGTTATCAAAATAGATATGGTTAGTTTACTAAAACAGACTACAAGTTCAACTATTGGCAAACAGTGTTTGGCTATCATTGTTGAAGACTTTGTTTGTACAATAAAAACTGCATGGACCCCTTACCTCCTTGTTCTCTCAAGGTACCATTCATCAGTGCCAAGTCTTTAAGttgcttcttttttaattcatctTCCCCTTCATCCTATGGataacaataatcattctCGTGTTAACTTAATCTTACAACTGTCAATGGCCAGTTGAGGCAAAAAACCTAAGTGAGGTTGAagtgaaagagaaaacaaatcaactgTACACATACAATGGAATTCAGTTGCTCAagtaaagcgaaaaaaaatcacttgaaagaaatatttaagGGCCCAAATCAAGCATTTATGAATCCCACAAGAGATGTCTCATTGATAGGCTGCACCCCCAATTTAAGGTTCCAAATCTGACCAAAAGAGTGCAGCTGACATGTGAATGTTCACAGACAATGATATTCAAAAATTGACcaagtaaagcaaaactcagtcACTCAAAAAAACTACTGAAGGGCCAGATTCAAGGCCGCAAACAAAGTCTTTATGAACTCCCGGAAAAAGATGGTCCTGTACATAAGCCACAACTCCAATTTAACATTTCAAATCTGAACAAAAAGAATCTGATGTTACTTATGTGTGAGTGTTCACAGTAGATAAAATTCAAAGGTCAGTCTTACAACAGGTTGAAGAAGGTCTTTGACTCTTTCCACTGCTTTGGCTAGCCGCAATTGGCCTCTGTCTTCTGTATCTTCCACTGATATCAATACATGGAGTTCCTCTTCAAGATGTTCGTAGTTGGGTTGGCCacgtttttcttcttcctaCAGTTACAACAAGGAGATTGTCGGCAATATTTTCTTGTCTGGGAATATTCTGAACAGCAgaagcattaataataatattattattgtaatgttgataataattataattatttaccaaatcagtggatagcaattttcgcacgttttgattggctcccgtaacttggaatatccttggatatttctgttttgtgaaaggagaaaaaaatggcgcgtcgtttcacGAAAGTTTCAGGAgtagaaattgtggccattaatgaagcggtatttttttttatccatctgatttggtaaatactaaaacaactattcccctcagggtcggtgaagagcggtggatatatacctcaaCGCTTTGCGTCTccgtatatatccaccactattcacctccccttcgcgGGATAGTTGTACGTTATTAGTGTCTAGTGTAATAATACCAGTCAAAGacagaacattaattttgtcatcttTAACCCCAAGTTTCACACTTGCTGTATATGATCATCAAGAGAAAAATCCATCTGATCACTGTGATACTCTAAGTTACGGActggtattattattattattccatcACAACACCCTCCAACCTACTGTATCACGCACTTTTTCACAGATTACCACACCCACTACCTTATTATCTTTTAAATTCAAGGACCCTAAAACACATCATTTCCATGGTCCGTCTGACaattaaacaaattcaaaaattaacCCAATTATGTTTCACATTTCAAATCCACATTTACATGTATGTGATAAAAATTGCTTCCATCAATAAATACTGTAGTTGATAAGTAGTTAAAGTAGCAGAGCATACTGCAAGTACCAAAATCTATTTTTTAAGGTGAATATAGGCCAAAAAATACTGTGTTTGTGGGGTTTATTCCCTGGACTCTAGAGATGAggtcttttgtttacagctgaatttgAAAGTATTGAAATCAGCCTACTGGACAATAATGTCGCTGTTGCATCTTGTCGATAACTAATGTAATGCGTTGTATCGTCTGGCATCAAAACAATCTGCAAACAAGCTTATGCCATCTTGAGATTTGAGGCTGTGTTGTCACCATCATTAGATAACATTGACTCAAATAACAGCCACTAACCAATTTCTTGTCCTTCATAGAACCTTTCCCTCGAACTAAAAGCTTGCAGCCAGTGGTAGTCTCCACTTCACGTAATGTCATGCCACGAGGACCAATCACTCGgccaacaaaattaaactggAAGACAACAACACTGTGTTTGTTCATTAAGAAATGAAACATCTTCAGAGTGACCTATTTTTTTCCTATGTACTGCAATCGAGTTATCAGACTGCAGAAATCATGTAACATATCCAAGTCTAGAGGCAAATGTATGTTTCTGTTAACCCTCAGAGCCTTGAAATCACACTTTACTGTTTCAAGCTCAATTTATGCTTATCACCTTTACTGCCAACAAGGACATGCACAGgatgccatggcaacaaatcACTAACAAAGGACTCTCTATCAAAATAAGCCAATTTAGTAACAGGACAGGAACATCAGATGACGGCAGCAGGGTGCAtggaatagtctggattctcATCTAATTTGACCATGTTTGGGTATTTCTACTACATGCACAATCATCAAGTGAGGTTCCCattctcttgctaaatcagcctgaTGACCCAAATATAAGCAACAGTGCTCTGTTGATGACATGTAACTATTTCAAACACAACCATCCATTGCTTTCTGTCTTTACCAGTCACAGTTCTGCAAGCTACAGCACATGTGCCTCGCACATATTTCTGTACCTTGGGATATTCTTTGACTGGTGCAAATACTTTTTCTGATAATTTTATTCGTGGTCCTGAAGGTGGTGGGAGCTGTAGTTCCGTGGTGCTGTTATCTGTGTCATTGTTAACCAAACCATGGAACAACTCATTCCTAACTCTGTTGATTTCTgtttaaaaaggaaatgtaAAACTTATTGGTTATCCCTGAGGCTTCAACTAGACTCATCAGTATGAAGGAGCAACAACTAAATTTATGGAGAAAAAGAGGAGTCATGAGATTTAATGCATCTTTTTTCAACTTAACAAGACAATTTCCTTTGTCAAAGTTCGTAACAGTTAAACTATATTGCCAGAGAGCATTCAAACATTTAACGCAGATTTCAAAAGGGTTTATTCCCATGACTTCAAAGTCATGGAGACTCCCCCTAAAAGGGAAAAGAGGCAGGTTTTTATAGGAAATTTCAGATTTTACAATGACATTCCACCTTAAAAGTTTATTAATAAGATAACTGTATTAAAGAGTCTCTCTCAACCAAAGGCCTTTCCATTTTTAGGTTAGTCGATTATCAAAATCCTTGCAGTCATTGTGAAGATCAGTATAAAGTTTCTGTCTGCCCTGCTTATAAAAACAGTTGTTGATGGATGGAAGATTGTATCCAATATAATTTGAGTTACCGCTGGtgcaaaataacaagaaaGCCATAATTTCATTCAAGTAAACAATGACTTACATGCACCAAAAGTCAGAGGTTAGGAGAGACACTTTAACCAAGGGGTAGAGAAAAGGGCTTTAATGCTGAAGTTAACTGGTTCAAAACACTCGCCTTAACCATTCATTCAACTTTAAAATTGACAGCAGAAAAATATGCTGCCATTTTAATGACAGATTCCAAATAATCAATCAATTCTCTGGTTTTCTTGGGTAAGGAAGATGGACAATATATAATATCCTGTATCTCAGCCATTGCTGTATATAAAATTTCTCAGGAAATTATGGGACATTAAAGAATCCACAAGTACTACCGTACATAAAAAGCCAAaccttaataattatttagacaAGGTCACCCACTACCTTGGCAATAAAAGATAGTGAAAACTGCAACCTATGGAGCAGGATAGCTAAACtcccaaaaacaacaaatatgcAGTAGAAGTCCTAAAAAAACCCAAGTAGGGAAACAGGTATACAACAACTGTGGATACTTCAAGGTAATATTATGGATTAAATTAAGGTTACAATTTAGCTTTGGTAACCAACTACATAACTTGGGTTCCAATGAACCTCAACTATAGTGGCAATGTAAGGTGAGAATCACAAACACTATTGTGAGCATCACAGCAAAGTCACAAGGTGGACAACATGACATCCACAAAGTGGAAATGATAATCACATGGATTGAATCCCATGTAGTCATCAAAAAAAGctacaaaagtaaaaaaaaattagaaaaaaaagatttttgcaaCTGATACATGCATAtttcacaataagaaaaatccTCCAAAGAACATCTTCCCAATAATCCTTGCTTCCCTCATTAAGAATTTCAGCACTAAATATTGGAGCAAATTTATATTTGCCAAACAGCcttgtgaaataaaaatgaacaaaaagggTGGATTTTGCAGATGAAAGATTCATGTTTTGAAGGACCAGATTGGGTCAACTTGGGCGACAATAGGGCAGATTGGGGTTTCAGGCTATGCACAGCTTGTGATTTTTATCACAATTTTCTGCCTCTAGGCTGATCACATATTGTATAAGACTCAAAAGAAGCATCAAATGATTGAAAACCCAGAATAAGACGctgatgataaaattattattattcccttCGGCAAAAAAATTAGTCATTTCACTCCCTTTCATGATCTTGCAACCACAGAGCTGgagagcaataattattataattagcATGTACTAAACAAGAGAATTGTGCTTTTGGCGCACGCATATTGGCTAGAACAGAGGTGATTAGCCAAGTATTATTTACCTTTGAGAATCAAACAGCGCAAATCTCTAAacatcaatcatttttcagttaattgtTACACATATAGTAGTTTTCAGcactatttattcaacttgtgtggcacatactaaaacaattatttaccTCCACTTCcgtgaataataatttgttactTTGCCTTACTGGTTCagtgatttttttccaaattcattGTCTCTTCCGATCCTGAGGCTATTATCTAACTCTTAATGTTCAAAATCTTCAATGAAGCAAGCAAAAAATACTACGCAGTGTCTGAGACATAAAATATGCATTCATGTgctgaattttcaaatattaacATCATCACTTAaacgtcttcaaaataaaaaacaagcaaacaaatatttaaaaaacacAGAATGTAGATCTTTGCAAAAAAGATGACAAAACAGGTGGAAGACTTTTCAGCATTTGACTAGTAGACTAGATTAAATCAATAACTTCTTTATGTTTCACTGTATTTGATCAACATTTTAAGTGTTTTGCCATTACAAAAACTATTGTATGTTTATCACATGTCACAGGTTCAATAATGAAACTTTAAACTGAGCAGGTGACAAAGTGCAACATGCTcttgtatatattattgaacATGGATGACACCttcaaacaaaatgaacacAACAAATACATGATGCTGATACGTGTAAAATATGTTTTCCACTGTTAAACATTCTGCATACAGTATCATTATCAGGCAACACAATATAGGCAGCTATCATTCAGATGAACTGAAAGCCAGCTTCAGAAAGATATCAAGGCCCAAACTGATTAGACATGGATTTGATTAAAAATCTAAGGCCCATGTACCATTGAAATGCAAATGtgtgacaatttttttattaatttggaGAGCAGTTAGTTCACAATAATTGGTACAAcaatttttatcattgttttccaCAGGAAAACGACAAAAAAACAGATCCTCAAAATTAAACGACTTTGTGCTATATTCACATTTTAACAGGATTTTAAATGTTGTCTTTGACGTACTTCGTCAAATGATGTGACATGAAAAATCACAATAATTTATAACAATACACAACagcagcaaaacaaaacagactGGATAAATTTATGTTTCAGAGAAGGTCCCAGCTTAAGATTAAGTTTGAATTCGAATGCAAACCATTGCGAGCATTTGGCACTATTTAGGGAATTAGAAAAATCGATCAAATGGgatggaaagaaaatatttggcaAACCGTCCTTCGATATAAAACGGTTTgacaaatttgttttaaaaaatgccaaaacggGTTTTCAAAAGTCGTACATATTGCCACCCAATTCTATAAATGGATCTTTTTCATCTCAGTTTCTGAATTCAATAAATCAAACCACGCAGCCAATTTTAAGCTGGTTTAAGCAAACTCCAATGCCAATTAAAAcacttaaataataatttcggATACTTTTCACTAATTTGCGCACATAAACCTGATTTTTCCCTTGGTTGGGATTGCGGAATTCGATGTTTAGCGACATATTGCTGCGCGCTTCATAgctttgaacaaaaacaatgagaGGATTCGTTTCATCTGCGGATTTAACCGCATGAAATTGCATTACTGCATACACTCTCTTACATGGAATCTACGGTAAGAACAGTAACCTCCTTCTAGCTCATAGTTCCATGGGATAAATTCGAAGAAATTCGAAGCGCCTCaccatttttatttctataTCTTCTCGGCGTGAATGGATAAAACCGTGGTCAATCAATCGGTTAACTGACCCTCAATTCCCATGAAAAATCAAGTCCAAAGTGGATTAAATTACAAGATTTATTATTCGCGAACAAGTAATTTCACGGCCCGCCGAGCGTTTAACACACTAAACTTATCAACAAAAGGCCTTCCATTTCGAAAACCTTTGCTCTCGTTTTGTTTACAAtgggaaataaaaacaaatgctGGCGCTTCAACtgaaaaacagtga
This sequence is a window from Acropora palmata chromosome 6, jaAcrPala1.3, whole genome shotgun sequence. Protein-coding genes within it:
- the LOC141884697 gene encoding KH domain-containing RNA-binding protein QKI-like isoform X2; amino-acid sequence: MSCSVASSEYLNELLSDKTTVSKMPKIFLHAERLLDQEINRVRNELFHGLVNNDTDNSTTELQLPPPSGPRIKLSEKVFAPVKEYPKFNFVGRVIGPRGMTLREVETTTGCKLLVRGKGSMKDKKLEEEKRGQPNYEHLEEELHVLISVEDTEDRGQLRLAKAVERVKDLLQPVDEGEDELKKKQLKDLALMNGTLREQGGNAAVLHNGLLGMPLSPALAGYPFGARAPVPSPYPAGLSGLEFSPYATRAGAAIFDYAMEPSILGAVKPRRPIREHPYQR
- the LOC141884697 gene encoding KH domain-containing RNA-binding protein QKI-like isoform X3; translation: MSCSVASSEYLNELLSDKTTVSKMPKIFLHAERLLDQEINRVRNELFHGLVNNDTDNSTTELQLPPPSGPRIKLSEKVFAPVKEYPKFNFVGRVIGPRGMTLREVETTTGCKLLVRGKGSMKDKKLEEEKRGQPNYEHLEEELHVLISVEDTEDRGQLRLAKAVERVKDLLQPVDEGEDELKKKQLKDLALMNGTLREQGGNAAVLHNGLLGMPLSPALAGYPFGARAPVPSPYPAGLSGLEFSPYATRAGAAIFDYAMEPSILVKPRRPIREHPYQR
- the LOC141884697 gene encoding KH domain-containing RNA-binding protein QKI-like isoform X1, with amino-acid sequence MSCSVASSEYLNELLSDKTTVSKMPKIFLHAERLLDQEINRVRNELFHGLVNNDTDNSTTELQLPPPSGPRIKLSEKVFAPVKEYPKFNFVGRVIGPRGMTLREVETTTGCKLLVRGKGSMKDKKLEEEKRGQPNYEHLEEELHVLISVEDTEDRGQLRLAKAVERVKDLLQPVDEGEDELKKKQLKDLALMNGTLREQGGNAAVLHNGLLGMPLSPALAGYPFGARAPVPSPYPAGLSGLEFSPYATRAGAAIFDYAMEPSILGQCLNVVGAVKPRRPIREHPYQR